The Marinilongibacter aquaticus genome has a window encoding:
- the ccoN gene encoding cytochrome-c oxidase, cbb3-type subunit I → MNAESVGRELEHFEYDNKIVRNFGMATIVWGIVGMLVGVIIASQLFNPNINMGQYGSFGRIRPLHTNAIIFAFVGNAIFMGVYYSLQRLLKARMFSDVLSKIHFWGWQLIIVAAAITLPLGMTTSHEYAELEWPIDIAITVIWVVFGWNMFGTILRRRERHLYVAIWFYIATFVTVAVLHIFNSVEIPVSWTKSFYAYAGVQDALVQWWYGHNAVAFFLTTPFLGLMYYYLPKMANRPIYSYKLSILHFWALIFIYIWAGPHHLLYTSLPDWAQSLGTAFSVMLLAPSWGGMLNGLLTLRGAWDKVREDAILKFMVVGITCYGMATFEGPMLSFKNINAIAHYTDWIVAHVHIGGLGWNGFLTFAIIYWLIPRIYNTEIFSKKLINVHFWIGTLGIAFYAIPMYISGFTQGLLWSDYTDDGFLKYGNFLETTLQIIPMHYMRAFGGLLYLSGAIMMAYNVFRTVRQGSLVADEPTEAFALRSEFVPNARQKYWHKWLERKPISLLVASTIVILIGGIVEIVPLITVSSNIKTIDSVKPYTPLELEGRDLYIREGCVNCHSQMIRPFRHETDRYGEYSKAGEFVYDHPFLWGSKRTGPDLHREGGKYSNAWHFNHMVDPETMSPGSIMPKYDWLKDQDLNTGDLRKKMEVMQQLGVPYNEEDLEKAQQQLENQAKGIADNLAKDGIDVDSNKEIIALIAYLQRLGTDIKTK, encoded by the coding sequence ATGAACGCAGAATCAGTAGGCAGAGAGCTCGAACATTTCGAATACGACAATAAGATTGTCCGAAATTTTGGCATGGCCACGATCGTCTGGGGAATCGTAGGCATGCTTGTTGGCGTAATTATCGCCAGCCAATTGTTCAACCCAAACATAAACATGGGCCAATACGGATCCTTCGGTAGGATTCGCCCGTTGCACACCAATGCGATCATTTTCGCTTTCGTGGGCAATGCCATTTTTATGGGCGTGTATTATTCACTACAAAGGCTGCTTAAAGCCCGCATGTTCAGCGATGTATTGTCGAAAATACATTTCTGGGGCTGGCAATTGATCATCGTGGCCGCGGCAATCACATTGCCCTTGGGCATGACCACAAGTCACGAATACGCCGAACTCGAATGGCCAATCGACATTGCGATTACCGTCATTTGGGTGGTCTTCGGCTGGAACATGTTCGGTACGATCCTCCGCAGAAGAGAACGTCACCTCTATGTGGCCATTTGGTTTTACATCGCCACTTTTGTGACCGTAGCCGTTTTACACATTTTCAACTCGGTGGAAATTCCGGTTTCTTGGACAAAAAGCTTCTACGCCTATGCCGGTGTTCAAGATGCACTGGTACAATGGTGGTATGGCCACAATGCGGTAGCCTTTTTCCTGACCACCCCATTTTTGGGCTTGATGTACTATTACCTTCCCAAAATGGCGAATCGACCAATCTATTCGTACAAATTATCCATTTTGCACTTTTGGGCACTCATTTTCATCTATATCTGGGCAGGCCCTCACCACTTACTTTACACTTCACTGCCCGACTGGGCCCAATCTTTGGGTACAGCCTTTTCGGTGATGCTATTGGCTCCGTCTTGGGGCGGGATGCTCAACGGCCTCTTGACCTTGCGTGGTGCTTGGGACAAAGTGCGTGAAGATGCCATTCTGAAATTCATGGTGGTGGGTATCACCTGCTACGGTATGGCCACTTTCGAAGGCCCGATGCTTTCGTTTAAAAACATCAATGCCATTGCCCACTATACAGACTGGATCGTAGCACACGTGCACATTGGAGGCTTGGGCTGGAACGGCTTCCTTACTTTTGCGATCATCTACTGGTTGATTCCGAGAATCTACAATACCGAGATTTTCTCCAAGAAATTGATCAACGTACACTTTTGGATAGGCACTTTGGGCATTGCCTTCTATGCTATTCCAATGTACATTTCAGGTTTTACGCAAGGACTTTTGTGGAGCGATTACACCGACGACGGTTTCTTGAAATACGGCAATTTCTTGGAGACTACGCTACAGATCATTCCTATGCACTACATGCGGGCCTTCGGCGGTTTGCTCTATCTTTCTGGAGCCATTATGATGGCCTACAACGTTTTCAGAACAGTTCGCCAAGGAAGCCTTGTGGCCGATGAACCTACTGAGGCCTTTGCCTTGAGAAGCGAGTTCGTACCCAATGCCCGTCAAAAATATTGGCACAAATGGCTCGAAAGAAAGCCCATTTCTCTTCTTGTGGCCTCTACGATTGTCATTCTCATCGGAGGTATTGTTGAAATCGTGCCGCTCATTACAGTGAGCTCCAACATCAAAACAATCGATTCGGTGAAACCGTACACTCCGCTTGAACTCGAAGGCCGCGATTTGTATATCCGCGAAGGTTGTGTAAACTGTCACAGCCAAATGATACGCCCGTTCAGACACGAAACCGACCGCTATGGTGAGTATTCTAAAGCAGGCGAATTTGTATATGACCATCCATTTTTGTGGGGTTCGAAACGTACAGGCCCGGATTTGCACCGCGAAGGTGGCAAATATTCAAACGCTTGGCACTTCAACCATATGGTGGACCCCGAAACAATGTCGCCCGGCTCGATCATGCCGAAATACGATTGGTTAAAGGATCAAGATTTGAATACCGGCGACCTGCGTAAAAAAATGGAAGTGATGCAGCAATTGGGCGTGCCTTACAATGAGGAGGATCTGGAAAAGGCTCAACAACAACTTGAAAATCAAGCCAAAGGCATCGCCGACAATTTGGCAAAAGATGGAATTGATGTAGACAGCAACAAAGAAATCATTGCCCTGATCGCTTATTTGCAAAGACTCGGAACCGATATCAAAACCAAATAA
- the ccoS gene encoding cbb3-type cytochrome oxidase assembly protein CcoS — translation MEIIFLMIAVSIFMALAFLVAFVWAVKSGQTDDLEGPAIRILTETHSKIKNK, via the coding sequence ATGGAAATAATCTTTTTGATGATTGCCGTCAGCATTTTCATGGCCTTGGCCTTTCTGGTGGCCTTTGTCTGGGCCGTGAAGTCTGGACAAACCGATGACCTGGAAGGACCGGCCATTCGCATCTTAACAGAAACTCATTCTAAAATCAAAAATAAATGA
- a CDS encoding heavy metal translocating P-type ATPase, which produces MKESFDIAIEQTCYHCGEACESTNYNLDDKTFCCQGCMAVYSILSENDLTDYYAFNRSSGISPESRSFDFLDNEKVRQQLIDFENQDIIKLSFDIPAIHCSSCLFLLENLHEIRAEIVYSRVDFVRKKVSFEIRNTADFTVKDLAKLLSKIGYAPEITRNNLEQKENDTSDRSLLIKIGIAGFCTGNIMLFSFPEYLGLSDGQFKIWFNYLSLLLALPVVFYSASDYFRSVWVAFKTKTQTIDFPILLGIMVAFLRSAYLIVFKQEAGYLDSISGLIFFLLIGKWYQQKSYHYFSFNRKIQSFFPLSVLRILPNGTEQIQLEDIEVRDKLRIKHNEIIPADSVILEGEAEIDYSFITGESEAEYMGAGAHVFSGGKVLKNSLLIEVIKKPDQSYLNALWNDSVFDEKGDIQRFSDRISRYFTPILIAIATAGMLFWYFKSDLDTAINVFSTILIIACPCALSLSYPFTMGTGRRILEKNGLFLKNSDVIEKMAQSDTLVFDKTGTLTLGEDKKVELNWFRNLSELEKSALYSLCSISNHPKALALCRHFQGMQLFEVSQFDEKAGFGISGTVQGFRVQVGNAAFLNFNGIEPSKSTDTLLAIDGQLVGQMHMQASLRSGISTLLQTLKSNFKLYLLSGDSDKDHSLFTNWFSKANSLFKQGPEQKLAFIKSLDKRGAKTLMIGDGINDSGALKAAHVGMAVTDNTLNFTPASDVIIKGESIAHLDDFLTYSQFAIRLIKLSFVLSIAYNLIGIAFGLTAKLSPLVAAILMPINSISIVTLVTLGMIVKSKKLKLWK; this is translated from the coding sequence GTGAAAGAAAGCTTCGACATAGCGATTGAACAAACCTGTTATCACTGCGGTGAGGCCTGCGAATCAACAAACTATAATCTCGACGATAAGACGTTTTGTTGCCAAGGCTGCATGGCGGTGTATTCGATCCTTTCGGAAAACGACCTGACCGACTATTACGCTTTCAATCGCTCTTCCGGAATTTCGCCGGAATCGCGATCATTTGACTTTCTGGACAACGAGAAAGTAAGGCAGCAACTGATCGACTTTGAAAACCAAGACATTATCAAATTGTCTTTCGACATTCCAGCGATACACTGCAGCAGTTGCCTTTTCCTTCTGGAAAATCTGCACGAAATCAGGGCCGAAATTGTGTACAGCCGAGTGGATTTCGTGCGAAAAAAAGTGAGTTTCGAAATTCGCAATACAGCCGACTTCACTGTAAAGGATTTGGCCAAACTCTTGTCGAAAATTGGATACGCACCCGAAATCACAAGGAACAATCTCGAACAAAAAGAGAACGACACCTCAGACCGCAGCCTGCTCATCAAAATCGGCATTGCAGGATTTTGCACGGGAAACATTATGCTTTTCAGTTTTCCCGAATACTTGGGCCTGAGCGACGGCCAGTTTAAAATCTGGTTCAATTATCTCAGCCTTTTATTGGCACTGCCCGTAGTATTTTACTCGGCAAGCGACTATTTCCGTTCCGTTTGGGTGGCTTTCAAAACCAAGACCCAAACCATCGATTTCCCCATTTTATTGGGCATAATGGTCGCATTTTTACGCAGTGCGTATTTGATCGTCTTCAAACAAGAAGCCGGTTACCTCGACTCCATTTCCGGTTTGATTTTCTTTTTATTGATCGGGAAATGGTACCAACAGAAATCTTACCACTATTTTTCTTTTAATAGAAAAATTCAGTCTTTCTTCCCGTTGAGCGTATTGCGGATCCTGCCCAATGGCACCGAACAAATCCAGCTCGAGGACATCGAAGTACGTGACAAACTCAGAATAAAACACAATGAAATCATTCCGGCAGACAGCGTCATTTTGGAAGGAGAAGCCGAAATCGATTACAGTTTTATTACAGGTGAATCTGAGGCAGAGTATATGGGAGCTGGTGCTCATGTATTCTCGGGAGGAAAAGTACTGAAGAACAGCCTATTGATTGAAGTAATCAAAAAGCCCGACCAATCGTATTTGAATGCCCTGTGGAATGACAGCGTATTTGATGAGAAAGGAGACATTCAACGGTTTTCCGACAGGATTAGCCGCTATTTTACGCCAATTTTGATCGCCATCGCCACTGCAGGCATGCTGTTTTGGTATTTCAAAAGCGACCTCGACACGGCCATAAATGTGTTTTCTACCATTCTCATTATCGCTTGTCCCTGTGCCCTTTCACTGAGCTATCCTTTCACTATGGGCACAGGAAGAAGAATTCTTGAAAAGAACGGACTCTTCCTGAAAAACAGCGATGTGATAGAAAAAATGGCCCAAAGCGACACCCTGGTTTTCGACAAAACAGGCACATTGACTTTGGGAGAAGACAAAAAAGTGGAGCTCAATTGGTTCAGAAATCTCTCTGAACTGGAAAAAAGTGCCCTTTATAGTCTCTGTTCGATTTCAAATCACCCCAAAGCCCTCGCTCTTTGTCGCCATTTTCAAGGCATGCAACTGTTTGAAGTGTCCCAGTTCGATGAAAAAGCGGGTTTTGGCATCTCTGGTACCGTACAGGGCTTTCGTGTACAAGTGGGCAACGCCGCATTTCTGAATTTCAATGGGATTGAACCTTCAAAAAGCACCGATACTCTATTGGCCATAGACGGGCAGCTCGTGGGGCAAATGCACATGCAAGCCTCATTGCGTTCGGGGATTTCAACCCTTTTGCAAACTCTAAAATCCAATTTCAAGCTCTACCTACTTTCCGGCGATTCGGACAAAGACCACAGCCTTTTTACCAATTGGTTTTCGAAAGCAAACAGTTTGTTCAAACAAGGGCCTGAACAGAAATTGGCCTTCATCAAAAGCTTGGACAAAAGAGGAGCAAAAACACTCATGATCGGGGATGGAATCAACGATTCGGGAGCACTAAAAGCCGCCCATGTGGGCATGGCCGTAACCGACAACACCTTGAATTTCACACCTGCTAGCGATGTCATTATAAAAGGTGAATCAATTGCCCATTTGGACGATTTCCTGACCTACAGTCAATTCGCCATTCGTTTGATAAAACTAAGTTTTGTACTGTCTATCGCCTACAACTTGATAGGCATCGCCTTTGGCCTGACGGCAAAACTTTCGCCTTTGGTTGCGGCTATATTGATGCCCATCAACTCCATTTCGATCGTAACGTTGGTCACCTTGGGTATGATTGTGAAATCTAAAAAATTGAAGTTATGGAAATAA
- a CDS encoding glycoside hydrolase family 130 protein — translation MKKTYFIFLFLLALASSAQKPLGINYGSFQKPAENPIVQADSAYVFEDPIKKEIVHWQKADVFNPAAIVKNGKIMLLYRAEDNPAAHLGGRTSRIGLAESTDGIHFTKYPEPVLFPQNDDFAQYDSPGGCEDPRVVQTEDGTYIMAYTAWNYDTPRLSIAFSKDLVHWEKKGPAFLKAYNGKFKNMASKSGSILTKRMGDRYVAAKIDGKYWMYWGELGVNLAWSENLYDWHPELNAKGDLKYLIEPRAGKFDSNLTECGPPALFTDEGIVLVYNGKNHDSAEKAWPQLPQGTYSVGRVVFNPSNLRTVVSRSEEPFLWPTLSHEIKGQYKAGTTFSEGLVFYKKRWFLYYGTADSFVGLAVGEAN, via the coding sequence GTGAAAAAAACGTACTTCATCTTTCTCTTTCTTTTGGCCCTTGCCAGTTCGGCTCAAAAACCTTTGGGCATAAATTATGGAAGTTTCCAAAAGCCTGCCGAAAACCCCATTGTGCAAGCCGACTCGGCCTATGTTTTCGAAGATCCGATCAAAAAGGAAATTGTACATTGGCAAAAAGCCGATGTCTTCAATCCCGCAGCCATTGTGAAAAACGGCAAAATCATGCTCCTTTATCGAGCAGAAGACAATCCAGCTGCTCACTTGGGCGGGCGTACCTCGCGAATCGGCTTGGCCGAAAGTACAGACGGCATTCATTTCACCAAATACCCTGAGCCCGTGCTGTTTCCGCAAAACGACGATTTTGCCCAATACGACTCTCCAGGAGGCTGCGAAGACCCACGGGTTGTGCAGACAGAAGACGGTACATATATAATGGCCTACACGGCATGGAATTACGATACCCCTCGCCTTTCGATTGCCTTCTCCAAAGATCTCGTGCATTGGGAAAAGAAAGGGCCTGCCTTTTTGAAAGCCTACAATGGCAAATTCAAAAATATGGCTAGCAAATCGGGCTCTATTCTTACAAAACGCATGGGCGATCGCTACGTAGCGGCCAAAATTGACGGAAAATACTGGATGTATTGGGGCGAATTGGGTGTCAACTTGGCTTGGTCTGAAAACCTGTACGACTGGCACCCCGAATTGAATGCCAAGGGTGATTTGAAATACCTAATCGAGCCGCGAGCGGGCAAATTCGACAGCAACCTTACCGAATGCGGCCCGCCCGCCCTCTTTACCGACGAGGGAATTGTATTGGTTTACAATGGCAAAAACCACGACTCGGCAGAAAAAGCTTGGCCTCAGCTTCCGCAGGGCACCTATTCTGTAGGACGCGTGGTTTTCAATCCGAGCAACTTACGCACCGTCGTTTCTCGATCGGAGGAACCCTTCCTCTGGCCCACTTTATCCCATGAGATAAAAGGCCAGTACAAAGCGGGCACTACGTTTTCCGAAGGTTTGGTTTTCTACAAAAAACGCTGGTTCCTCTATTATGGCACGGCCGATTCGTTTGTCGGGTTGGCCGTTGGAGAGGCAAATTAA
- a CDS encoding carboxymuconolactone decarboxylase family protein encodes MSTITALSVPTKNEVSEKNQAIFEQLEKGLGFVPNLYAYFAKSDTALQDYLTLQNRKSTLKAKEKEVVNLVVSEYNACFYCLSAHTQLGKINGFTEDQILEIRSGKATFDQKLDALAKFTLHVAENKGKVSEEAKNAFFEAGYSEANLVDTVIVIGDKTITNYLHNLAGFEIDFPLAAALN; translated from the coding sequence ATGAGCACAATCACAGCACTTTCGGTACCTACCAAAAACGAAGTTTCAGAAAAAAACCAAGCCATTTTTGAGCAGCTGGAAAAAGGATTGGGTTTTGTTCCCAACCTCTACGCCTACTTCGCCAAAAGCGACACCGCTCTGCAAGATTATTTGACCTTGCAAAACAGAAAATCCACTTTGAAAGCCAAAGAAAAAGAAGTGGTCAATTTGGTGGTCAGCGAATACAACGCTTGTTTCTATTGCCTTTCCGCCCATACCCAATTGGGAAAAATAAACGGTTTTACCGAGGACCAAATTCTTGAAATTCGCAGTGGCAAAGCCACCTTCGACCAAAAATTGGACGCCTTGGCCAAATTCACATTGCACGTGGCTGAAAATAAAGGCAAAGTAAGCGAAGAAGCCAAAAATGCCTTTTTCGAAGCAGGCTATTCCGAAGCCAACTTGGTCGACACGGTCATTGTTATCGGCGATAAAACCATCACCAATTACTTGCACAATTTGGCGGGTTTCGAAATCGACTTTCCTTTGGCTGCGGCCTTAAACTAA
- a CDS encoding helix-turn-helix domain-containing protein yields MQFQGNNGESLAIYQLESCKRASDLLKLGHESLGLIWFTSNGNTLKIDAKEYTFDKDQLISITEFHNIEIVHLNSALFLCWNRSFYCILDHDSEVSCKGILYYGAAELPIIQPEEKQIEVLETVVQMLKIEFSSHDSLQLEMLQMMLKRLLILCTREYKRKQSDPSQNQVQSDLIREYNFLVERHFREKHSVNAYADLLHKSPKTLSNLFKKMGQKSPLQFIHDRILLEARRTLAYSEKPISEIAYALGFADLQVFSRFFRKHTGISPSEFRDTQQKGNIAHTKGKAD; encoded by the coding sequence ATGCAATTTCAAGGCAACAACGGAGAATCTTTGGCCATATATCAACTCGAAAGCTGTAAACGAGCCTCAGATTTACTGAAACTTGGGCACGAATCTTTGGGCCTTATTTGGTTCACGTCAAACGGCAACACACTGAAAATTGACGCAAAAGAATACACCTTCGACAAGGATCAATTAATCAGTATCACAGAATTTCACAATATCGAAATAGTACATTTGAATTCCGCTTTATTTCTTTGCTGGAACCGCTCATTTTATTGCATTCTCGACCACGACAGCGAGGTAAGTTGCAAGGGCATTTTATACTATGGTGCCGCCGAATTGCCCATTATCCAACCCGAAGAAAAACAAATAGAAGTCTTAGAAACCGTTGTTCAAATGCTCAAAATTGAATTTTCTTCTCACGACAGCCTGCAACTCGAAATGCTTCAGATGATGTTGAAAAGACTGCTCATTCTTTGCACGCGGGAGTATAAAAGAAAGCAAAGCGATCCTTCACAAAACCAAGTACAATCCGATTTGATTCGAGAATACAACTTTTTGGTCGAAAGGCATTTCAGAGAAAAACACAGCGTAAACGCGTATGCCGATTTACTGCATAAATCACCGAAAACGCTATCCAACCTTTTCAAAAAGATGGGTCAAAAAAGTCCATTGCAATTTATACACGACCGAATTTTGTTAGAAGCTCGCCGCACTTTGGCTTATTCCGAAAAACCGATTTCAGAAATTGCCTATGCATTGGGCTTTGCCGATTTACAGGTATTCAGTCGCTTTTTCAGAAAACATACCGGCATATCACCCTCAGAATTTCGGGACACACAACAGAAGGGAAATATTGCCCACACAAAAGGTAAAGCAGACTAA
- a CDS encoding PVC-type heme-binding CxxCH protein, with translation MRELAIILMLACLACTQTHKKIEGFQIEEGFILEKVAEEPLIADPVDIKFNEKGEALLMEMPGYPYEDKQSRILILKDKNGDGIFDSSFVFAENLQLANSFMPYKKGVLVAAPPYLLQLHDENQDYRVEKIDTLMGGFATGNLQHNYNSLHYGLDNWIYAANGGNDGQPFWWGDSTSRIDLREQDFRFNLDTKEIERIGLSSGGFGLAYDAFGRHFETHNLTHISHLVFPDRYLKSHAILQEHTLQNISDHEEHGLARVYPIGEQENRVNHPEQSGYFSGSCGIHYYGGGALSDEFENTVWVADVVLNLIHVDKINPNEASFRAERLSEKKEFLASTDRAFRPVNMEVGPDGALYVVDMHRKVIEHPEWIPDEIEKNLDIEAGKNQGRIYRIAKTKSAKPFDFNQFDKIGDLVQALSHRNQWVRQTAHRILMEKELSTQAIADLKTQLKSENVFARLHALWILGNTGKLNTREIIRGLQDHSPEIRENALLIGESQLETNESLISETVNRLRDNDARVRMQAALSLSTLSENNPLAHKIETQLLESLAASSQMKNDEWNRAAITLAIHNNSAALFEKIMTQPLVDSELLASLALNADATESEKILKMLDNGVLENNSKTHIINKLSQNSALAKSQTNKESIAALEQKADLNLLIALAALRQALKLSPSPVFLTYSEQAKANVLDNSKPDSVRLQYLSILDFVPYTQKKQVLFACLQNTQPLKLQEKAIGQLSNYRNKEIGETIVSMWNDLSPQTRRYASDLLLYTETNHDALLTGLEKGTINIGEMNFDLERRRTLLWWTANENTKKRAEKLFSDAGVVNRQEAIDKMRPALQLMGDAQKGQQIFANTCSSCHQYGSLGTEVGPVLTEINRKSKATLLHDILDPNAAVDPVYINHALETKDGTMHLGIVANETDQAITIKKIGGDKVTIAKQDIKSFRSLGSSLMMEGFENTLSIQEFADLLEFLQKGS, from the coding sequence ATGAGAGAATTGGCAATCATTCTGATGCTAGCCTGCTTGGCTTGCACCCAAACGCATAAAAAAATTGAGGGCTTTCAAATTGAAGAAGGTTTTATTCTCGAAAAAGTAGCTGAAGAACCCTTAATTGCCGACCCTGTGGACATCAAATTCAATGAAAAAGGAGAAGCTTTGCTGATGGAAATGCCCGGCTATCCCTACGAAGACAAGCAAAGTCGTATACTCATATTAAAAGACAAAAACGGAGACGGAATTTTCGACAGTTCTTTCGTTTTTGCCGAAAATCTGCAATTGGCCAATTCATTCATGCCCTACAAAAAGGGCGTACTTGTCGCCGCTCCACCATATTTATTGCAATTGCACGACGAAAATCAAGATTATCGTGTTGAGAAAATCGACACCTTGATGGGCGGCTTTGCTACAGGAAACCTTCAGCACAATTACAATTCACTACATTATGGACTCGACAATTGGATTTATGCCGCCAATGGCGGCAACGATGGGCAGCCCTTTTGGTGGGGCGATTCCACTTCGCGTATAGATTTGAGAGAACAAGACTTCAGGTTCAACCTCGACACTAAAGAAATCGAACGGATTGGCCTGTCGTCTGGCGGTTTTGGCTTGGCTTACGATGCTTTTGGCCGTCACTTTGAAACTCACAACCTTACCCATATTTCGCATTTGGTTTTTCCCGACCGCTACCTCAAATCGCATGCTATTTTGCAGGAGCATACCTTGCAAAACATTTCGGATCATGAAGAGCACGGACTGGCTCGTGTATACCCCATCGGCGAACAGGAGAATCGCGTCAACCATCCCGAACAATCCGGTTATTTTTCGGGCTCTTGCGGCATCCATTATTATGGCGGCGGGGCATTGAGCGATGAATTCGAGAATACGGTTTGGGTAGCGGATGTGGTGCTCAACCTTATTCATGTCGACAAAATAAACCCAAATGAAGCCAGTTTTCGAGCAGAAAGGCTAAGTGAAAAGAAAGAATTCCTGGCCAGCACCGACAGGGCTTTCCGCCCTGTAAACATGGAGGTTGGACCCGATGGAGCCCTTTACGTGGTGGATATGCACCGAAAAGTCATTGAACACCCGGAATGGATACCCGACGAGATTGAAAAAAACTTGGACATAGAGGCAGGCAAAAACCAAGGCAGAATATACCGTATTGCGAAAACAAAATCTGCGAAGCCCTTCGATTTCAATCAATTCGACAAGATTGGGGATTTGGTACAAGCCTTGTCGCATCGCAACCAATGGGTTCGCCAAACGGCTCACCGCATCTTAATGGAAAAAGAATTATCCACTCAGGCCATCGCAGATTTGAAAACACAATTGAAATCTGAAAATGTATTTGCTCGGCTTCATGCCCTTTGGATTTTGGGCAATACAGGCAAGCTCAATACCCGTGAAATCATTCGCGGACTGCAGGACCATTCGCCAGAAATCAGAGAGAATGCTTTGCTAATTGGTGAAAGTCAACTCGAAACAAACGAATCCTTAATTTCGGAAACGGTGAACCGATTACGCGATAATGATGCCCGCGTTCGCATGCAAGCGGCGTTAAGCTTGAGCACTTTGTCGGAAAACAATCCCCTTGCTCACAAAATCGAAACTCAGCTTCTCGAAAGCCTTGCGGCTTCATCCCAAATGAAAAACGACGAATGGAACAGAGCCGCTATCACTTTAGCCATTCACAATAATTCCGCTGCACTTTTTGAAAAAATCATGACTCAACCGCTTGTGGACAGTGAACTCTTGGCCTCTTTGGCCCTGAATGCCGACGCCACCGAATCAGAGAAAATATTGAAAATGCTAGACAATGGCGTATTGGAAAACAATTCGAAAACACACATTATAAACAAGTTGAGCCAAAATTCAGCATTAGCAAAAAGTCAAACAAATAAAGAATCCATTGCCGCTCTTGAGCAAAAAGCCGACCTGAACCTCCTCATTGCATTGGCGGCATTGCGGCAAGCCCTCAAACTTTCCCCTTCACCCGTCTTTTTGACCTACAGTGAACAGGCCAAAGCGAATGTATTGGACAATTCCAAACCCGACTCCGTCCGTCTTCAATATTTGAGCATTTTGGATTTCGTTCCCTACACACAAAAGAAGCAAGTACTTTTCGCTTGTCTACAAAACACTCAGCCGCTAAAACTTCAGGAAAAGGCTATCGGGCAATTGTCGAATTACAGAAATAAAGAAATTGGAGAAACGATTGTCTCGATGTGGAATGACCTCAGTCCCCAAACCCGACGCTACGCCAGCGATTTGCTCCTTTATACCGAAACAAACCACGATGCCCTACTTACCGGGCTCGAAAAGGGTACAATCAATATCGGTGAAATGAATTTTGACCTTGAGAGACGCCGTACTTTGCTGTGGTGGACAGCAAACGAAAACACCAAAAAGCGTGCTGAAAAACTTTTCAGCGATGCGGGAGTGGTCAACAGGCAGGAAGCCATCGACAAAATGCGGCCCGCTCTTCAACTTATGGGCGACGCCCAAAAAGGACAACAAATATTTGCCAACACGTGCAGCAGCTGCCACCAATACGGCTCCTTGGGCACAGAAGTGGGTCCCGTGCTCACGGAAATCAACAGAAAAAGCAAAGCCACTTTACTGCACGATATTTTGGATCCAAATGCCGCAGTAGACCCCGTTTACATCAATCACGCTTTGGAAACCAAAGACGGCACCATGCACCTGGGAATCGTGGCCAATGAAACCGACCAAGCGATTACCATAAAAAAAATAGGCGGTGACAAAGTGACAATTGCAAAGCAGGACATCAAATCCTTTCGCTCTTTAGGCTCCTCATTGATGATGGAAGGTTTTGAAAACACCTTAAGCATACAAGAGTTTGCCGATCTACTCGAATTCCTTCAAAAAGGGAGTTAA
- a CDS encoding pyridoxamine 5'-phosphate oxidase family protein, producing the protein MEERNKKLVPSRYGNQRAFFDKETVYPILDEALFCTISYAENNEAFSIPQSFVRMGDHLYLHGSVGSHFLRTLSDGRKVCLSVMLADELVLAKTAFHHSVNYRSVVIFGQGEIIQDQDLKYQAFKALTEKMVPNSWDYLKPMNKKEMDKTTAVRFPLNEVSAKIRQGWPSHEESESDLPIWTGLIPIKPLRQKPIPDEAGSILPLPDHLKDI; encoded by the coding sequence ATGGAAGAAAGAAACAAAAAACTAGTGCCTAGCCGATACGGCAATCAAAGGGCTTTTTTCGATAAAGAAACCGTTTATCCCATTTTGGACGAAGCCCTGTTTTGTACCATCAGCTACGCTGAAAACAACGAAGCTTTCAGTATCCCACAATCATTTGTGCGAATGGGCGATCACCTCTATTTGCACGGTTCGGTAGGTTCGCATTTTTTGAGAACCTTGTCCGATGGTCGGAAAGTATGCCTTTCGGTGATGTTGGCCGATGAACTTGTGCTCGCCAAAACCGCTTTTCACCATTCTGTAAATTACCGTTCGGTGGTCATTTTTGGACAGGGCGAAATCATTCAGGATCAAGACCTGAAATACCAAGCTTTCAAAGCCCTTACTGAAAAAATGGTGCCCAACAGCTGGGATTATCTGAAACCGATGAACAAAAAAGAAATGGACAAAACTACGGCCGTTCGCTTTCCACTGAATGAAGTTTCGGCCAAAATCAGACAAGGTTGGCCCAGCCATGAAGAAAGCGAAAGTGATTTGCCCATTTGGACCGGCCTTATTCCGATCAAACCCCTTCGGCAAAAGCCAATTCCAGACGAAGCGGGCAGTATATTGCCCCTACCCGATCATTTGAAAGACATTTAA